One Brienomyrus brachyistius isolate T26 chromosome 24, BBRACH_0.4, whole genome shotgun sequence DNA segment encodes these proteins:
- the LOC125719955 gene encoding zinc finger BED domain-containing protein 4-like, which yields MRKAFTVCFPSEQDDDDDGDHLDDPELWCDLTLEDQQTVDVAMAKKQRLQCFAHTLQLVVGDGLKETKVVSPPLSKLSKLSSLLHTSTTFKDVFNAEFGEQKGILAAVTTRCNSTPRQVKAVLQCNHVKLCAILEKAGHRELSFTAREWNLLKELVDILKPFGEATDLTQGEKVITISAVVPSVLSINHHLEKLKPQVCFLSSLVRSLQASLNRRFLGIFINVKMAGTQDGVTAPFSDPVYLKAAALDPAFSLLWVEPHVLVNRDVKAEVAQRVKELILQDAAETEQPVPFVDEEEQEDLREEGLFAAYHKRQKKDVGTTPSLQLSHYLDIAEGQNALLFWALNMKTLPSLFRVAIRVLAVPASSAPVERVFSHGGIILRPHRAQMTDRLLANLVFCKCNAAKGSDI from the exons ATGCGGAAAGCATTCACTGTGTGCTTCCCCAGTGAAcaagatgatgacgatgatggagATCATCTTGATGACCCTGAGCTCTGGTGTGACTTAACCCTGGAAGATCAGCAAACAGTAGACGTTGCCATGGCAAAGAAACAGCGCTTGCAGTGTTTTGCGCACACTCTTCAGCTGGTGGTGGGAGACGGTTTGAAAGAAACAAAAGTGGTATCTCCTCCTCTTTCAAAGTTATCAAAACTCAGCTCACTGCTGCACACAAGCACAACATTCAAAGAtgtgtttaatgctgaatttgGGGAACAGAAAGGCATCCTTGCTGCAGTCACCACAAGATGCAACTCAACACCGAGGCAAGTGAAGGCAGTTCTCCAGTGCAATCATGTAAAGCTCTGTGCTATTCTAGAAAAGGCTGGGCACAGGGAGTTGTCATTCACAGCACGGGAGTGGAATCTGTTGAAGGAGTTGGTGGACATCTTGAAGCCATTTGGAGAAGCAACTGATttgacacagggggagaaggtcaTCACAATCAGTGCTGTTGTTCCATCCGTCTTGTCCATCAACCACCACCTTGAGAAGCTGAAGCCCCAAGTCTGTTTCCTGAGCAGCCTGGTCAGAAGTCTCCAGGCATCCTTGAACAGAAGATTTCTTGGAATCTTCATCAACGTGAAAATGGCCGGGACACAAGATGGGGTCACTGCTCCCTTTTCAGATCCAGTCTACCTCAAAGCAGCTGCCTTGGATCCAGCCTTTTCTCTGTTGTGGGTGGAGCCCCATGTCCTGGTCAATCGTGACGTCAAGGCAGAGGTGGCACAACGAGTTAAAG AATTGATCCTGCAAGATGCTGCAGAGACTGAGCAACCTGTGCCTTTTGTTGATGAGGAAGAGCAAGAGGACCTCAGAGAAGAAGGGCTGTTTGCTGCATACCATAAGAGGCAGAAGAAGGATGTTGGCACTACTCCATCACTACAGCTAAGTCACTACCTTGATATAGCCGAAGGACAGAACGCCCTTTTGTTCTGGGCATTGAACATGAAGACTCTTCCTTCACTGTTCCGAGTGGCCATCAGAGTCTTGGCAGTGCCTGCCTCCAGTGCTCCAGTGGAGCGAGTTTTCAGCCATGGTGGCATTATACTACGTCCGCATCGTGCACAAATGACTGACAGACTTTTGGCCAATTTGGTCTTTTGCAAATGCAATGCAGCAAAGGGCTCTGACATATAA
- the LOC125719872 gene encoding kelch-like protein 10, with protein sequence MKLIIEYAYAHSLVVTPDNVESLLVAADQFNIPSIMQHCSNFLQDQLCLENCVGIFIIADIYHLSELRESVFCNVLRNFKEIASSSEDFLQLTLEQLDDIIEKDELNVSQEEVVFEAILRWIAHEPSSRNGHIAVLLPKVRLALMNEEYLMRNVINNDLVKASKECRRIVSDALKPVYDLDITGPPRSDFENPLTRPRLPSEILLAIGGWTENPASQITAYDTRADPWADMTLEHETPCPTMGQSIYMDLFISLGGLTD encoded by the exons ATGAAGCTGATCATCGAGTACGCCTACGCGCACTCTCTGGTTGTCACGCCTGACAACGTGGAGAGCCTCCTGGTGGCCGCTGATCAGTTTAACATCCCAAGCATCATGCAGCACTGCAGCAACTTCCTGCAGGACCAGCTCTGCCTTGAAAACTGTGTTGGCATTTTTATAATCGCCGACATCTACCACCTCAGCGAGCTGCGGGAGTCTGTATTTTGCAATGTCTTGAGGAACTTCAAGGAGATCGCCAGCTCCTCGGAGGATTTCCTACAGCTCACTCTAGAGCAACTTGATGACATTATCGAAAAAGATGAGCTGAACGTTAGCCAGGAGGAGGTGGTGTTTGAGGCCATCCTCCGATGGATCGCACATGAGCCTTCCAGCCGCAATGGCCACATTGCTGTgctgttgcccaag GTCCGGTTGGCTCTAATGAATGAAGAGTACTTAATGAGGAATGTGATAAACAATGATCTTGTAAAGGCCAGTAAGGAGTGCAGGCGCATTGTCAGCGACGCCTTGAAGCCCGTGTACGACCTGGACATCACCGGTCCACCCCGGTCTGACTTTGAAAACCCGCTGACCCGGCCACGCCTGCCATCCGAAATTTTGttggccattggtggctggACTGAAAACCCAGCCAGTCAAATCACGGCATATGACACCCGAGCCGATCCCTGGGCAGATATGACGTTGGAGCACGAGACCCCCTGTCCTACCATGGGTCAGTCTATTTATATGGATTTGTTTATTTCATTGGGGGGACTGACGGATTAG
- the LOC125719945 gene encoding kelch-like protein 10, with the protein MWSNFISEFLVQKSQKSPYFMLSETPIFLKQVICGLFFRALFASGWNVKGKDEYIIPGISPEAMKLVIDYAYTHSVLVTADNVESLLAAADQLNIPSIMEHCNNFLQDQLCRDNCVGIFIIADVYHLSELRESAFFFMVKNFKQVASSSEEFLQLTVEHLSSLIEKDELNVSQEEVVFDAILRWIAHEPSSRNCHIAVLLPKVRLARLNEEYLMKTVIKNDLVKASKECRRIVSDALKAVYDLDITGPPGSDFENPLTRPRLPSEILLAIGGWTESPASQVTAYDTRADRWADVALEHESPLSYHGSVYLDGFVYCIGGTDGLVCSNSVRRFNPFTRTWDQVAPMQTRRCYVSVAVADGYIYAFGGFDGLTRLNTAERYDPASNSWTFIQPMQERRSDASATTLHGKIYVCGGYNGNTTVQTAECYDPVTEQWTTIAPMRTPRHGVGVISFKDKVYAVGGTFQYRHLRSVEAYDPVTNRWQAVKPMHNTRSNFGIEVIDDLLFVVGGYTGSRTTKVECFDAETGTWYAAQDMCCSRSSLSCCVVPALPSMVE; encoded by the exons ATGTGGTCGAATTTTATTTCGGAGTTCCTGGTTCAAAAGAGTCAGAAATCACCTTATTTCATGCTCTCTGAAACACCCATATTTCTTAAACAAGTCATATGTGGATTGTTTTTCAGAGCTCTGTTCGCCAGTGGCTGGAACGTGAAGGGGAAAGATGAGTACATcatcccaggcatttccccagaagCCATGAAGCTGGTCATTGACTACGCCTACACGCACTCCGTGCTTGTCACGGCCGACAACGTGGAGAGCCTCCTGGCGGCTGCTGATCAGTTGAATATCCCAAGCATCATGGAGCACTGCAACAACTTCCTGCAGGACCAGCTCTGCCGTGACAACTGTGTTGGAATTTTTATAATCGCCGACGTCTACCACCTCAGCGAGCTGCGGGAGTCTGCATTCTTCTTCATGGTGAAGAATTTCAAACAAGTGGCCAGCTCCTCAGAGGAGTTCCTACAGCTCACTGTAGAGCACCTTAGTAGTCTTattgaaaaggatgagctgaacGTTAGCCAGGAGGAGGTGGTGTTTGACGCCATTCTCCGATGGATTGCGCATGAGCCTTCCAGCCGCAACTGCCACATTGCTGTgctgttgcccaag GTCCGGCTGGCTCGATTGAATGAAGAGTACTTAATGAAGACTGTGATTAAAAATGATCTTGTAAAGGCCAGTAAGGAGTGCAGGCGCATTGTTAGCGACGCCTTGAAGGCCGTGTATGACTTGGACATCACCGGTCCACCAGGGTCTGACTTTGAGAACCCGCTGACCCGGCCACGCCTGCCATCGGAAATTTTGttggccattggtggctggACTGAAAGCCCAGCCAGTCAAGTCACAGCTTATGACACCCGAGCCGATCGCTGGGCAGATGTGGCACTGGAGCACGAGAGCCCCCTCTCCTACCATGGGTCTGTTTATTTAGATGGATTTGTTTATTGCATTGGGGGGACTGACGGATTAGTCTGCTCCAACAGCGTGCGGAGGTTCAACCCCTTTACGCGGACATGGGACCAGGTGGCCCCAATGCAGACACGCCGCTGTTATGTGAGCGTGGCTGTGGCCGATGGCTATATTTACGCCTTTGGCGGCTTTGATGGCCTCACGCGCCTCAACACAGCAGAGAGGTACGACCCGGCATCAAATAGCTGGACCTTCATCCAGCCCATGCAGGAGCGGAGGAGCGACGCCAGTGCCACCACACTGCACGGCAAG ATATACGTCTGTGGTGGCTACAACGGTAATACGACCGTTCAAACCGCCGAGTGCTACGACCCGGTCACTGAGCAATGGACCACAATAGCCCCAATGAGAACTCCCCGGCATGGTGTTGGAGTAATTTCCTTCAAGGATAAAGTCTATGCA GTAGGGGGTACATTCCAGTACCGGCATTTAAGGAGCGTGGAGGCCTACGACCCGGTCACTAACCGCTGGCAAGCTGTGAAGCCCATGCATAACACGAGGAGTAATTTTGGTATTGAAGTGATCGATGACCTGCTGTTTGTCGTGGGCGGCTACACTGGGTCCAGAACCACGAAAGTGGAATGTTTTGATGCTGAGACAGGGACCTGGTACGCCGCCCAGGACATGTGCTGCTCCCGAAGCAGTCTAAGCTGCTGTGTAGTGCCTGCACTCCCCAGTATGGTGGAGTAA